The proteins below come from a single Tachysurus fulvidraco isolate hzauxx_2018 chromosome 26, HZAU_PFXX_2.0, whole genome shotgun sequence genomic window:
- the LOC125138448 gene encoding protein CROWDED NUCLEI 4-like yields MATGKGPFSLLRPGKSGTSGKSKESGGASALRTEKSNLKFKLILSGKTLNSHKDFITRLNQRVHLKEVNTEDECDFILVFCPIVSRAGTDIEAAMKSVHHISDTKPVVLVVLHHTFNTECVVPDSIKCVNRKNMIAVDCLFHEDTGLLQCLKNNDSLDKTSQYLKEYINCKNMKRQKEGERSEESENSHPERNEMKLNPEHIDTDNVEDMEQRNETNKEPLTENTQTLQKKDKTLEEKEKLSEVREELRKSNMTLDSNQTQLKDKKKQLGSAVKELETSTNKPDTLGQELQDKQRQLQDTTEVEQQKSELAEKNQQLEEKDRLPTERETQLRGRDKEFQEKDRLPAETRQKLKMKDETREQKDTHFCQKKKTVKCYEVIPPKVQAPCEQFTKKLKKIRKSMKMTPMEECKAVLYYVPIVSRAGTDIEAALQKLNSFGDKYIALVVLHHTFDRELITPDSSRTVTRDKTIIVDCLFSEDDGLFSCCKNDEAIKKVADWIKSVKHDKQNPKKKKKK; encoded by the exons GTCCTTTCTCATTG ttgAGGCCTGGGAAGTCTGGGACTTCTGGGAAGTCTAAAGAATCAGG GGGTGCATCTGCATTAAGAACTGAAAAGTCAA atttaaagtttaagctgattttatctggaaaaacactgaattcCCACAAGGACTTCATAACTCGTCTTAACCAACGAGTTCACCTGAAGGAGGTGAATACAGAGGATGAGTGTGATTTCATTCTGGTTTTCTGTCCGATTGTGTCACGAGCTGGAACTGACATTGAAGCAGCAATGAAAAGTGTACACCATATTTCAG ACACCAAACCTGTAGTCCTGGTGGTGCTCCATCACACATTTAATACAGAATGTGTTGTTCCAGACAGCATCAAATGTGTAAACAGAAAGAATATGATCGCAGTCGACTGTCTGTTCCATGAAGATACAGGATTACTGCAGTGTCTGAAGAATAATGACTCACTGGACAAAACTTCACAATAtctg AAGGaatatataaactgtaaaaacatGAAAAGGCAAAAGGAAGGTGAAAGGTCAG AGGAAAGCGAAAATTCTCATCCtgagagaaatgaaatgaaactgaaccCAGAACACATCGACACTGACAATGTGGAGGACATGGAGCAAAGAAATGAGACAAATAAAGAACCTctgacagaaaatacacaaacacttcagaagAAGGACAAGACActggaagagaaggagaaactcAGTGAAGTAAGAGAAGAATTGAGAAAATCAAATATGACATTAGATAGTAATCAGACACAATTGaaggacaaaaagaaacaaCTGGGGAGTGCGGTGAAAGAGCTGGAAACCAGTACAAATAAACCGGACACACTGGGACAGGAGCTGCAGGACAAGCAGAGACAACTACAGGACACGACTGAGGTGGAGCAACAGAAATCTGAGTTAGCAGAAAAAAACCAACAGCTCgaagaaaaagacagacttccaactgagagagagacacagctaaGGGGAAGAGACAAAGAGTttcaggagaaagacagacttcCAGCTGAAACTAGACAAAAACTAAAGATGAAGGATGAGACCCGGGAACAGAAGGACACACATTTTTGTCAG aaaaagaaaacag TTAAATGCTATGAAGTCATTCCTCCAAAGGTACAAGCACCTTGTGAACAGTTCACAAAAAAActtaagaaaataagaaaatctaTGAAGATGACTCCAATGGAGGAGTGTAAAGCAGTTCTATATTATGTCCCCATTGTTTCACGAGCTGGAACTGATATCGAGGCTGCACTGCAAAAACTTAACAGCTTTGGAG acaAATACATCGCACTAGTGGTGCTCCATCACACATTTGATCGAGAGCTCATTACACCAGACAGCAGCAGAACTGTGACCAGAGACAAAACTATCATTGTTGACTGTCTGTTCAGTGAGGACGACGGACTGTTCTCGTGCTGCAAGAATGACGAAGCGATAAAAAAGGTTGCAGATTGGATTAAGTCTGTG AAACATGACAAACAGAACCCTAAGAAA aaaaaaaaaaagtga